The following nucleotide sequence is from Nocardioides daedukensis.
CGCGAGCCCGATCATCCCGGTGATCCCCAGGACGTTGGGGTGCTCGGTCATCCCGATGAACCGCGCGCCGGGCCGCTCGCCGGTCTTGATCACGCCATAGCCGATCGAGGCAACGACCCCGAGCGAATAGGCCATCGCCAGGTGGCCGATCACCTGAATCCGGGGACGCCAGAGCATGAAGACCAGCGGCAGGATGATCACGCCGGCGAGATAGCGCGCATACATGTTGAACGACGCCAGGATGTCGCCGGCCAGCAGCGAGGCGAGGGTTCCCATCACCAGGGAGATCAGCACGCCGACGACCCAGACCAGCGGCAGGCGCAGCGACGTACGCCCCAGGATCATGATCGGCAGCAGCAGCCCGAAGCCCATCGCGAAGAGCACGTCGGAGAAGGTCACGAACGAGGCCATCGGCAGGACGACGCCGCTCCACGGGGCACAGAAGAAGCCGAGCACGACCAGATAGCGGCCGCCGCGTTCGAGCCCGAAATAGGCGACATAGAGCACGAACCCGGCCGCCGCGACAGCCAGGATCGCCAACGCCAGACCCTCGCGGGCGACGAAGATCAGCGCGGTGGTGAGCAGCCCCATCAGCAGCCACGGAGCGACCGCGGCGAAGGCCCGGCCGACCCTGAGGTCAGGGATGTTCACCGCTCAGTCCTTGTCACGGGCCTTCTGCAGCTTTAGGTCGATCAGTTGCTCGTCGTCGTAGTAATAATATTGATAGCCGCCGGCGTCCCGCTTGGGCACCATGTTGGTCACGACGCCGAACAGGCGCGCGCCCACGGAGTCGAGCCGGTCGGCGGCCGCGGTGAGTTCCTCGGTCGTGGTCTTGCCGTGGCGCATCACCAGCAGCGCGCCGTCGGCGCTGTGGGCGAGGATCGCGGCGTCGGCGACCGGCAGCAGCGGCGGAGCGTCGATGATGACGATGTCGAACATGTCGCGCAGCCCGCGAACCAGGTCGCGGGTGGCGGCCGCCTGCAGCACCTCGGTCGGGTTCGGCGGGATCGGACCACCGGCCAGGAACGAGAGCCCGGTGGGCTTGTGGGTCTGGATCGACTCGGCCAGCGTGGACTTCCCGACCAGCACGGTGGTCAGCCCGACCTTGGCTTCGAGGTCGAGCAGGTCCGCGACGCGCGGGCGGCGCAGGTCTCCGTCGACGAGCAGCACCCGGCGGCCGGCCTGGGCCAGCGCGATCGCCAGGTTGGTCGAGGTGCTGGTCTTGCCCTCGGCGGGCATCGGCGAGGTGATCACCAGCGACTTCGGCTGGGAGTCCAGGTCGAGATATTGCAGGTTGGTGCGCAGCAGCCGGAACGCCTCGGAGCGTGGGGAGAAGCCTTGTACGTCGCTGAGCAGCGGCGTCTTGGTGACCGTGCGGTCGAAGGCGACGCTGGCCATGATCGGCGCCCCGGCGACCTTCTCGATGTCGGCGGGGTTCTTCAGGGTGTGGTCGAGCAGGTCGCGGATCAAGGCCAGCGCGAGACCCAGGATCAGGCCGATCGCGGCCGCGGCGGCGAAGTTGATCACGGTCTTCGGGCTGACCGCATCCGCGTTGTAGGAGGCGGAGTTGGTGATCGTCGTCGTCATCTGCGAGCGGTTCTGCCCGCGTGGCGTCTCGATCTCCTCGATGTATTGCGCGAGAACCTCCGACTCGGCGCGGGCGATCCGCTGTGCCTCGGCCGGGTCTTCGTCGAGGGCCTTGACGGTCAGGATCACCGAGGTGGCCTCGGCCTCCGCGGAGACCTTGCCTTCGAGCTGGTCGGGTGAGAGCGGCGGGTCGAGCTTCTGCGAGACCCGGTCGAGCACTTCCTGGTGCGTGGCCAGGTTGGCATAGGAGCTGATCTTGTAGAGCACGCCCGTCGTCGCCGAGGTGTTCTCGGCAAGCGTCTGGGCGTCGCTCGAGATGAAGATCTCGGCCTTCGACTCATACTTCGGCGTCATCAGCAGTGTCACTGCGGTCGCCACAGCCATCGCGACGAGGAACATTGCAACGATCGTGATCCTGCGCCTACGCAGGATCTTGGCCAGTTCTTTGAGTTCCACGCCATGCCTTTGAACGATGGGGTGCCGGGAAGGCGATTGCCTCCCGCTCAACGAACTCTAGTGGCTGGGGTTATCCATTCCGGGGGGTTTCACGCGGTGACTCGACCACCAGTGTCACCGGCCCGTCGTTCACCAGGGCCACAGCCATGTCCGCCCCGAAGACGCCTCGCTCCACGCGCGAGCCGAGCGCGACCAGCTCGTCACAGAACGCCTGATAGAGCGGTTCGCTCACCGGGCCCGGTGCTGCGGCCGCCCAGGTGGGTCGGCGTCCCTTGCGCGCATCGCCATACAGCGTGAACTGGCTGATCACCAGGATCGGCGCATCCACGTCGGCTGCTGACTTCTCCTCGCGCAGGATGCGTACGTCGCGCACCTTGCGTGCCAGCCACGCCACGTCGGCCGGGCCGTCGTCGTGGGTGACCCCGAGCAGCACCACGAGACCCGGCGCGTCCAGCTCTCCGGTCACCGTGCCGTCCACGCTGACCGACGCGGACGTGGCGCGCTGGATGACTGCCCTCATCGCAGGGAGCCCAACGCGGTGCGCACGACCGGCCTGACACCGGCTGGCACGTTGGACTTCGGTGGATAGGAGGACAACGGGACGAACCCGAGCTCCTGGACGACCTGGGAGACGTTCGCCAGCAACCCCTCGACCTGCTCGAGGCTCCGGTTGGTCTGTGCGACCAGGTCGGTCACTACGTCTCGGCGGCGCACGGACGACCCGCCGTGCTCGGCCTGGAGCAACGCCAGATAGCCCTCGACGATCACGGTGATCTCATCGTCGTCCCAGGTACGTCGTCTCGCGGGCGGTGGCGGTGTCGTGTCGGTGAGCGACCACTCACCGTCGGCGAGCGCGAGGGTCCCCGCGGAGATCATCGCCGCGGCGGCGGTCTGCAGGTCGAGCTGCCAGGTGTAGAGCAGGTCTCCGCTGGCGCGGATCTCCTGCTCGTGCTGTGCCCAGATCGACTTTGCGACGGCGAGGGGTGAGGCGCTCGGCCCGATGACCCCCAGGGCTTCGGCAATCCAGGTTGTCATCTGTCGGTGCGGCACCCGACCACCCTGTCATCTGCGTCAGGTCGGCGAC
It contains:
- a CDS encoding polysaccharide biosynthesis tyrosine autokinase, with the protein product MELKELAKILRRRRITIVAMFLVAMAVATAVTLLMTPKYESKAEIFISSDAQTLAENTSATTGVLYKISSYANLATHQEVLDRVSQKLDPPLSPDQLEGKVSAEAEATSVILTVKALDEDPAEAQRIARAESEVLAQYIEEIETPRGQNRSQMTTTITNSASYNADAVSPKTVINFAAAAAIGLILGLALALIRDLLDHTLKNPADIEKVAGAPIMASVAFDRTVTKTPLLSDVQGFSPRSEAFRLLRTNLQYLDLDSQPKSLVITSPMPAEGKTSTSTNLAIALAQAGRRVLLVDGDLRRPRVADLLDLEAKVGLTTVLVGKSTLAESIQTHKPTGLSFLAGGPIPPNPTEVLQAAATRDLVRGLRDMFDIVIIDAPPLLPVADAAILAHSADGALLVMRHGKTTTEELTAAADRLDSVGARLFGVVTNMVPKRDAGGYQYYYYDDEQLIDLKLQKARDKD
- the dtd gene encoding D-aminoacyl-tRNA deacylase, with amino-acid sequence MRAVIQRATSASVSVDGTVTGELDAPGLVVLLGVTHDDGPADVAWLARKVRDVRILREEKSAADVDAPILVISQFTLYGDARKGRRPTWAAAAPGPVSEPLYQAFCDELVALGSRVERGVFGADMAVALVNDGPVTLVVESPRETPRNG